One segment of Salvia splendens isolate huo1 unplaced genomic scaffold, SspV2 ctg1045, whole genome shotgun sequence DNA contains the following:
- the LOC121788445 gene encoding ferruginol synthase-like: MLQKLVDHVGGHCDRRDVVNLHNVVFMANLNLLLTTIFSITSPDTAMELMKIMEDFFTLFAPNITDYFPILKVLDPQGMKRKAELSLGKLLAKFRDFLNHRLDPRRNNPNKKKQDLLEAIIDITQANDYNITTQDIPYLLLELIVGGIDSNSNMVEWIMTELLFNPDKLERLKREIKSAVGENGKIQEADIASLPYLQAVIKETFRYHPPGPLAVTRMSEADQEVNGYMIPKGTQIVVNTWSMAKDPSIWTDPESFEPERFLDNKLDFKGQHFQLIPFGAGRRICPGIPLATRILQMTTAVLVHNFDWKLEKDKDHPDHKEAMFRINLSKTTPLRAFPFKI; the protein is encoded by the exons ATGCTGCAGAAGCTGGTGGATCACGTCGGGGGCCACTGCGACCGAAGGGATGTGGTCAACCTCCACAATGTGGTATTCATGGCCAACCTCAACCTCTTGCTCACCACCATCTTCTCCATCACCTCCCCGGACACCGCCATGGAATTGATGAAGATCATGGAAGATTTTTTCACCTTATTTGCTCCCAATATCACCGACTACTTCCCCATTCTAAAAGTCTTGGATCCGCAGGGGATGAAGCGCAAGGCTGAGTTAAGCTTGGGTAAACTCTTGGCCAAATTCCGTGATTTTCTTAACCACAGGTTGGACCCCAGAAGGAACAACCCCAACAAGAAGAAGCAGGATCTGCTCGAGGCAATCATCGATATCACCCAAGCAAACGACTACAACATTACCACACAAGATATCCCTTATTTACTTCTC GAATTAATCGTGGGAGGAATAGACTCCAACTCGAACATGGTCGAGTGGATCATGACTGAGCTACTATTCAACCCGGACAAACTCGAGAGGCTAAAACGAGAGATAAAGAGCGCAGTGGGAGAGAATGGGAAAATCCAGGAGGCGGACATCGCGTCCCTCCCGTATCTGCAGGCAGTGATCAAAGAAACCTTTCGTTATCACCCGCCAGGGCCTCTTGCGGTTACCCGGATGTCAGAAGCCGATCAAGAGGTGAATGGTTATATGATTCCAAAAGGGACGCAGATAGTCGTCAATACGTGGTCAATGGCAAAAGATCCGAGCATCTGGACTGATCCGGAATCTTTTGAGCCAGAACGATTCCTTGACAACAAACTGGACTTCAAAGGCCAGCATTTCCAGCTCATACCCTTCGGGGCGGGCCGGAGAATATGCCCCGGAATACCCTTGGCAACTCGTATTCTGCAGATGACCACCGCTGTTTTGGTTCATAATTTTGACTGGAAACTTGAGAAAGACAAGGATCACCCGGACCATAAAGAAGCCATGTTTCGGATAAATTTGAGCAAAACAACTCCACTTAGAGCTTTTCCGTTTAAAATTTAA